The DNA sequence TCAAACTCTCCAGTTTTTCCCTTCAACCACACCCCAAAAGGCGCGGTCCCTTTCTCAATGGCCCAGCACGCTCCTCACTATTTAGTTTTCAAAGAGCAGAGTTTTTTCTTTCTTACCCTTTTGCCTTTGGAGAGTCAAGAGTTTTTTTGCCCTCCCGAAAGGCTCGGCCTATGTAGCAAAAGGCCGATGCCAGGTCAAGGGAAAAAATCAAGGGGCCACGCTCACGCGCCTCACTTTTTTCTTTCCCGCCCGCAACAGCACCGCTCCGTCCTTAAACCAGTCCAGGGAAATGAGCGCATCAAAGCGCTCCAGGCGCCGGCCGTTGACGTAGGCACCCCCTTGCTGAATGAGCCGCCGCGCGGCGCTTCGACTTTCACAGAGACCCGCATCGGCAAACAGTTCAAAAGCCGGGACTCCCGTTTCCATCCGCGAGCGCTCCACATGGACGGTCGGCACCGACCCTTCGTCACTGTCGGCGTCCCTGGAAACGGTGCTGGACGGCAAAAGATTTTCCGGAAGGCGGCGCCCTCCAAAAACCCGTAAGGCCGCCCGGCGGGCGTCCTCTGCGGCTTGCCGGCCGTGCACAAGGCACGTAACCTCATAAGCCAGCACGGATTTGGCCGCATTCAACTGTTCGCCTTCGAGTTGCGAAACCGCATCGATTTCTTCAACAGGCAGCAGGGTATAGAGCTTGAGAAACCGCACCACGTCTCGATCGTCCACGTTGATCCAGTATTGATAGAAATCGTAAGGTGATGTCCTTTGAGCACTCAGCCACACAGCCCCCGCCGCCGTCTTTCCCATCTTGGCGCCTGTTGCCGTGGTCAGGAGAGGAAAGGTGATGCCAAAGGCTTCCTGATGTAGCTTCTTTCGAATGAGGTCGATTCCTGCCACAAT is a window from the Desulfosoma caldarium genome containing:
- the tyrS gene encoding tyrosine--tRNA ligase, whose amino-acid sequence is MTPVKNALDILTERGFVEQVTDREALRERLSKPMTCYIGFDPTADSLHVGSLVPIMALVHMQRSGHRPIVLVGGGTGMVGDPSGRTEMRQMLMKEQIEHNVQALKIQLSRFLDFAEGKALLLNNADWLMELRYIDFLRDIGRHFSVNRMLAAESYRARLETGLNFIEFNYMLLQAYDFYHLAKTYGCFLQMGGNDQWGNIVAGIDLIRKKLHQEAFGITFPLLTTATGAKMGKTAAGAVWLSAQRTSPYDFYQYWINVDDRDVVRFLKLYTLLPVEEIDAVSQLEGEQLNAAKSVLAYEVTCLVHGRQAAEDARRAALRVFGGRRLPENLLPSSTVSRDADSDEGSVPTVHVERSRMETGVPAFELFADAGLCESRSAARRLIQQGGAYVNGRRLERFDALISLDWFKDGAVLLRAGKKKVRRVSVAP